In a genomic window of Sulfuriferula nivalis:
- a CDS encoding calcium:proton antiporter translates to MKSLKSELPVVVALIVLGLGYVFEHAVVAQGGGLLWTGLLVILTAIIAVAFRISHHAEILALRLGEPYGTLILTLAAVSVEVVILVVLLQGEPNPTLARDTVFAAMMFDINGILGLAAIVAGLKHGSAKYNLDSANSYIAMLMVAIGVGMFIPDFVPESKWEIYSVFSIAVMAMMYIAFLRLQTVEHRTFFEYSSGVGDEVHDVLHSPNSLHVSIMVVAIVLVGLLSEVMSVLLDAGLHGSDLPKAIPAVLVALISASPEILTALRAAQNNRMQTTVNIALGASLATVLLTLPVIEALALLNGERIVMALTPIQGGVLLLTFVTVMNNLHDGETNAIEGVSHFALFAAFIMLVVIGVI, encoded by the coding sequence ATGAAAAGTCTTAAATCTGAACTGCCTGTCGTTGTGGCACTTATTGTTCTGGGGTTGGGATATGTGTTTGAGCACGCGGTTGTAGCGCAGGGTGGTGGTTTGCTCTGGACTGGATTGCTGGTGATATTGACGGCGATTATTGCAGTGGCGTTCCGGATTAGTCATCATGCGGAAATCCTGGCGTTGCGGTTGGGCGAGCCTTATGGCACGCTGATTTTGACGCTGGCGGCGGTGTCGGTTGAGGTGGTGATACTGGTGGTGTTGTTGCAGGGTGAGCCGAATCCTACGCTGGCGCGTGATACGGTGTTTGCGGCGATGATGTTTGATATTAATGGCATATTGGGTCTGGCAGCAATCGTAGCTGGGTTGAAGCATGGTAGTGCCAAATACAATCTGGATTCGGCAAACTCCTATATTGCGATGTTGATGGTGGCGATAGGGGTGGGGATGTTTATTCCTGATTTTGTACCTGAATCTAAGTGGGAAATTTATTCTGTGTTTTCCATTGCGGTGATGGCGATGATGTATATCGCTTTTTTACGCTTGCAGACGGTGGAACATCGTACCTTTTTTGAATACTCCAGTGGCGTTGGCGATGAGGTGCATGATGTGTTGCATAGCCCGAATAGTTTGCATGTGTCAATTATGGTCGTGGCGATAGTGCTAGTGGGGTTGTTGTCTGAGGTGATGTCGGTATTGCTGGATGCAGGTTTGCATGGAAGTGATTTGCCCAAGGCTATTCCAGCAGTGCTGGTTGCGTTAATTTCTGCTAGCCCTGAAATTTTGACAGCGTTACGGGCAGCGCAAAATAATCGTATGCAGACGACGGTAAATATTGCACTGGGCGCATCGTTGGCGACAGTGTTGTTGACCTTGCCGGTGATAGAGGCGTTGGCTCTGCTGAATGGTGAGCGTATTGTGATGGCATTGACGCCGATACAAGGTGGTGTGTTATTGCTGACTTTTGTGACTGTGATGAATAATTTACATGACGGCGAGACTAACGCTATTGAAGGAGTGAGTCATTTTGCCCTATTCGCAGCGTTTATTATGTTGGTGGTTATTGGCGTGATTTAA
- a CDS encoding YgaP family membrane protein codes for MGCNTGGIDRVLRIIVGLALIALAATNTVGAWGWIGVVPLLTGIFSFCPVYTLLGLNTCKTKK; via the coding sequence ATGGGCTGCAATACAGGTGGAATAGATCGTGTACTACGTATTATCGTAGGTCTGGCATTAATCGCATTAGCCGCAACCAATACAGTGGGTGCGTGGGGATGGATAGGCGTAGTGCCATTACTGACCGGCATATTCAGTTTCTGCCCTGTTTATACCCTGCTAGGATTAAACACCTGCAAAACCAAAAAATAA
- the carA gene encoding glutamine-hydrolyzing carbamoyl-phosphate synthase small subunit — protein MSHAQSAILVLADGTVFRGVSIGALGSTVGEVVFNTAMTGYQEILTDPSYSRQIVTLTYPHIGNTGANPADVESTQIHAAGLVIRDLPLLASNFRSTSSLADYLAAQNIVAIADIDTRRLTRVLRETGAQSGCIMAGEVDDAEALRLARAFPGLAGMDLAKVVSTKVSYTWQEGEWALGKGFITPVQQPYHVVAFDYGVKRNILRMLAARGCKVTVLPAQATAQDALALNPDGIFLSNGPGDPEPCDYAIAAITELVATGIPTFGICLGHQLLALASGAKTMKMKFGHHGANHPVKDLETGRVSITSQNHGFAVDMDSLPANVKVTHVSLFDGSLQGFARTDVPAFCFQGHPEASPGPHDVDYLFDRFVALMQAR, from the coding sequence TTGTCGCATGCCCAATCCGCTATCTTGGTGCTTGCTGATGGAACAGTTTTTCGCGGTGTTTCCATCGGCGCGTTAGGCTCAACTGTTGGTGAGGTGGTATTTAATACCGCTATGACTGGCTATCAGGAAATCCTGACTGACCCTTCTTATTCCCGTCAAATCGTTACGTTGACCTACCCGCATATTGGTAATACCGGTGCTAACCCTGCAGATGTGGAATCTACTCAGATTCATGCCGCAGGTTTGGTTATACGTGATTTACCATTGCTGGCCAGTAATTTCCGTTCTACTTCTTCTTTGGCTGATTATCTGGCTGCGCAAAATATTGTTGCAATTGCCGATATCGATACGCGTCGTTTAACCCGTGTGTTGCGTGAAACTGGCGCGCAATCGGGTTGTATTATGGCGGGTGAAGTTGACGATGCTGAAGCGTTGCGTCTGGCGCGTGCTTTCCCTGGTCTGGCTGGTATGGACTTGGCTAAAGTGGTGTCAACTAAAGTTTCTTACACCTGGCAGGAAGGTGAATGGGCGTTGGGCAAAGGTTTTATTACCCCTGTGCAGCAACCCTATCATGTCGTGGCGTTTGATTATGGTGTTAAGCGTAATATTCTGCGTATGCTGGCAGCGCGTGGTTGTAAAGTCACCGTGTTACCAGCGCAAGCGACCGCTCAAGATGCGCTGGCATTAAATCCAGATGGTATTTTCTTGTCTAACGGTCCAGGCGATCCTGAGCCGTGTGATTATGCAATTGCAGCCATTACGGAATTGGTTGCAACCGGTATCCCGACTTTTGGCATCTGTCTGGGTCATCAATTGTTGGCGTTGGCATCAGGCGCAAAAACCATGAAGATGAAGTTTGGTCATCATGGCGCTAATCATCCAGTAAAAGATCTTGAAACGGGTCGTGTTTCTATTACCAGTCAAAATCATGGTTTTGCTGTGGATATGGATAGCTTGCCAGCGAATGTGAAAGTGACGCACGTGTCATTGTTTGATGGTTCGTTGCAGGGATTTGCGCGAACTGATGTGCCGGCATTCTGCTTCCAGGGTCACCCTGAAGCCAGTCCTGGCCCACATGATGTGGACTATTTGTTTGATCGATTTGTCGCACTGATGCAGGCGCGATAA
- a CDS encoding DUF4149 domain-containing protein gives MPKLGMLMEKIAMVMWVGGLWAIGYIAAPVLFIQLDDKQLAGNLAGSMFTVIAYVGIVCAVYLLIFRINQFGGAAFKQAFVWAVLLMLLITVGMQFGIQPIMESLKEQAMPKAVMQSIFSDRFAHWHGVSRIAYIIESLLGLVLLIKQSAK, from the coding sequence ATGCCTAAACTGGGTATGTTGATGGAAAAAATTGCCATGGTCATGTGGGTAGGTGGCTTGTGGGCGATAGGGTATATTGCTGCACCTGTTTTGTTTATCCAGTTGGATGATAAACAGCTTGCGGGTAACTTGGCGGGTAGTATGTTTACGGTAATCGCCTATGTTGGCATCGTATGTGCTGTGTATTTGCTGATTTTCCGTATCAACCAGTTTGGCGGGGCTGCTTTTAAGCAGGCTTTTGTTTGGGCTGTATTGTTGATGTTGCTTATTACCGTAGGTATGCAGTTTGGTATACAGCCCATTATGGAAAGTTTGAAAGAACAAGCCATGCCTAAAGCCGTTATGCAAAGCATATTTAGTGATCGCTTTGCACATTGGCATGGTGTTTCCCGCATTGCTTATATTATAGAAAGCCTGCTAGGCTTGGTGCTGTTGATTAAGCAATCGGCTAAGTAA
- the yhbY gene encoding ribosome assembly RNA-binding protein YhbY: MISINALQRRYLRAQAHALHPVVMIGDAGLSEAVMREIDINLKSHELIKIRVLGDDRDARATMLTTICETLGAVNVQHIGKLLIIYRPAEKPKLALPK, translated from the coding sequence ATGATTAGTATTAACGCGCTACAACGTCGCTATTTACGCGCCCAAGCTCATGCTCTGCACCCTGTCGTCATGATAGGCGACGCAGGACTATCCGAAGCTGTCATGCGTGAAATTGATATTAACCTAAAAAGCCACGAATTAATTAAAATTCGCGTACTAGGTGATGATAGAGACGCACGTGCAACCATGCTAACAACAATATGTGAAACTTTAGGCGCTGTAAACGTCCAGCACATCGGCAAACTACTTATCATTTACCGCCCGGCAGAGAAACCAAAACTGGCTTTACCAAAATAA
- the greA gene encoding transcription elongation factor GreA, producing the protein MIKTPLTVKGAQMLRDELHQLKTVERHAVIQAIAEARAQGDLSENAEYDAAKEKQGFIEGRIADLEGKLSTAQIIDPATLDTEGRIVFGATVMLEELETGEQVTYQIVGDDEADIKQAKISIGSPIARALIGKSEGDTADVMAPGGIRQYEILEVQYI; encoded by the coding sequence ATGATTAAAACTCCGTTAACTGTTAAAGGCGCGCAAATGTTGCGTGATGAGTTGCATCAACTCAAAACTGTAGAGCGTCATGCAGTGATTCAGGCTATTGCCGAAGCGCGCGCACAAGGTGACTTGTCAGAAAACGCAGAATACGATGCAGCGAAAGAAAAGCAGGGTTTTATTGAGGGGCGGATTGCGGATCTGGAAGGTAAACTGTCCACCGCACAAATTATCGACCCTGCAACACTAGACACCGAAGGGCGTATCGTTTTCGGTGCTACTGTAATGCTGGAAGAGCTGGAAACGGGCGAGCAAGTCACTTATCAAATTGTGGGTGATGATGAGGCTGATATCAAGCAAGCGAAAATATCGATAGGGTCGCCCATAGCGCGTGCATTGATAGGTAAAAGTGAGGGCGATACAGCAGATGTGATGGCGCCGGGCGGGATTCGTCAATATGAAATTCTGGAAGTGCAGTACATCTAA
- a CDS encoding Crp/Fnr family transcriptional regulator, whose protein sequence is MINTAIITRLQQHYPALQTLSGEQLNLLLPDPRVISLPAGTIVFDENQTCQGFPMLLSGSIRVIKAAPNGRELQLYRVHPGESCILTSSCLLGHSHYTARGIVEHDAELLMLTTSNFNHLIQHHTQFRDYIFHLFAERLTDLMQLVTAVAFQKLDQRLAATLIKRNAPILSTHQALADELGSSREIISRILKGFADQGWVSLGREQIEIVNQTALKQLAEF, encoded by the coding sequence ATGATCAATACCGCTATAATCACGCGCTTACAGCAGCATTACCCAGCACTGCAAACCCTGTCTGGCGAGCAACTTAACCTGCTATTACCTGACCCGCGCGTTATCTCGTTACCCGCAGGCACCATAGTATTTGATGAGAATCAAACCTGCCAAGGCTTTCCCATGTTGCTGTCGGGCAGCATACGTGTCATTAAAGCCGCCCCTAACGGGCGTGAATTACAACTATATCGCGTCCACCCCGGCGAAAGTTGCATACTCACCAGCAGCTGCCTATTGGGTCACAGCCATTACACTGCCCGTGGCATCGTTGAACACGATGCAGAATTACTGATGCTTACTACCAGCAACTTTAATCATCTCATTCAACACCATACCCAATTTCGCGATTACATATTTCACTTATTCGCGGAACGACTAACCGACTTAATGCAACTCGTAACCGCTGTCGCTTTTCAGAAACTGGATCAACGCCTTGCTGCCACCCTGATAAAAAGAAATGCGCCCATACTATCCACCCATCAAGCATTAGCTGACGAGCTTGGCAGCTCACGTGAAATTATCAGTCGCATCCTCAAGGGATTTGCTGATCAGGGCTGGGTATCATTGGGACGCGAACAAATTGAAATAGTGAACCAGACTGCACTAAAACAGCTGGCAGAATTTTAA
- a CDS encoding pyruvate kinase produces MSAAQNSVSEISSLLQEATALRTALITVQTQLLANWHAHLNLPHYLPSAANLAAYIGLRRNDLRALQIRLARVGLSSLGRCESHVLATLDAVSYALAMMDGATALYCPITDINHTMTREQSLLRENTISLFPRTDNKPGTLMMVTMPSEAADDFALVRDMISAGMDCARINCSHDDAAKWGNMVTHIRQAAKEVTRECLIMFDLAGPKLRTGEMSPEPPILHIKIKRDQYGDIIAPTEIVLDGTGNPGTSASTDPAGKNHPARLSVPAKWLQRLKAGDTIKFHDAGKRKREFIVTSCLANNEVIVTCAKGAYIAPDTVLEHVSNKYKDNKTTTSEFNAPPARIHVEKNDVILLMRAQQSGQPEQRDKRGNITLPARIACTAPEIFEFIKAGHAVWIDDGRIGCLIEEIDAQGAWLRVTQVKPGGEHIAAEKGLNFPDSKLVLPALTAKDISDLDFVAQHADIVGLSFTQQADDVDQLRAALIQRNAGNLGIVAKIETRAAVKNLPEIIVHGAGKGAFGIMIARGDLAVEIGYERLAEIQEEILWLCEAAHIPVIWATQVLESLVKQGLPSRAEITDAAMSERAECVMLNKGPYIVHGISVLNSIITRMQAHQDKKTPQYRALHW; encoded by the coding sequence ATGTCGGCAGCGCAAAATAGTGTCAGCGAAATTAGCTCTCTCCTGCAAGAGGCTACAGCTTTACGCACAGCATTAATTACTGTTCAAACGCAGTTACTCGCCAACTGGCACGCTCATCTTAATCTTCCACACTACTTGCCCAGCGCTGCGAATCTGGCGGCTTATATTGGGCTGCGTCGTAATGATTTGCGCGCATTACAGATTCGATTAGCGCGCGTTGGTCTTTCTTCATTAGGCCGCTGTGAAAGCCATGTGCTGGCGACACTGGATGCGGTGTCGTATGCGCTCGCCATGATGGATGGGGCGACAGCGCTGTATTGCCCAATAACTGACATTAACCACACCATGACACGCGAACAGTCATTGCTCCGTGAAAACACAATATCGCTATTTCCGCGCACCGATAATAAGCCTGGCACGCTGATGATGGTCACCATGCCCAGTGAAGCTGCGGACGACTTTGCACTGGTGCGCGACATGATCAGCGCAGGTATGGATTGCGCACGCATTAATTGCTCACATGACGACGCAGCAAAATGGGGCAATATGGTCACCCACATACGCCAGGCCGCTAAGGAAGTTACACGCGAGTGCCTGATCATGTTCGATTTAGCAGGGCCTAAACTACGAACCGGCGAGATGTCGCCTGAACCGCCTATCCTGCACATCAAAATCAAGCGCGATCAATATGGTGACATTATCGCGCCGACCGAAATCGTACTTGATGGCACAGGCAACCCCGGCACATCTGCCAGCACCGATCCAGCTGGGAAAAACCACCCCGCCAGATTAAGCGTACCGGCCAAATGGCTACAAAGGCTAAAGGCAGGCGACACCATCAAATTCCATGATGCGGGCAAACGCAAACGTGAATTTATCGTGACATCATGCCTGGCAAACAACGAAGTTATCGTAACCTGCGCAAAAGGCGCTTATATTGCACCAGACACTGTACTGGAACATGTGAGCAACAAATACAAAGACAACAAAACCACCACAAGCGAATTCAATGCCCCACCAGCTCGGATACATGTAGAGAAAAACGATGTCATATTACTCATGCGCGCCCAACAGTCAGGTCAACCAGAACAACGTGACAAACGCGGCAACATCACCCTGCCCGCCCGCATAGCCTGCACCGCCCCAGAAATATTTGAATTCATAAAAGCAGGACATGCCGTATGGATAGATGACGGACGCATAGGTTGCCTGATAGAAGAAATCGACGCGCAGGGCGCATGGTTACGGGTAACGCAGGTAAAACCTGGTGGTGAACACATAGCCGCTGAAAAAGGCCTGAATTTCCCCGACAGCAAACTGGTCTTACCCGCACTCACCGCAAAAGACATCAGCGACCTGGATTTTGTAGCACAGCACGCAGACATCGTCGGGTTATCATTCACCCAGCAAGCAGACGACGTTGATCAATTACGTGCCGCCTTAATCCAGCGCAACGCCGGCAATCTGGGCATAGTAGCCAAAATAGAAACCCGTGCAGCAGTCAAAAACCTGCCTGAAATCATAGTACACGGTGCAGGCAAAGGCGCATTCGGCATCATGATTGCACGCGGCGACCTGGCCGTAGAAATCGGCTATGAGCGGCTGGCAGAAATACAGGAAGAAATATTATGGCTATGTGAAGCCGCCCACATCCCCGTCATCTGGGCCACACAAGTACTGGAAAGCCTGGTAAAACAAGGTCTGCCGTCACGCGCAGAAATCACCGATGCAGCAATGTCAGAACGAGCCGAATGCGTCATGCTTAACAAAGGCCCCTACATCGTACACGGCATATCCGTGCTAAACAGCATCATTACCCGCATGCAAGCGCATCAGGATAAAAAGACCCCGCAATATCGTGCGTTGCATTGGTAA
- the carB gene encoding carbamoyl-phosphate synthase large subunit, which yields MPKRTDLHSILIIGAGPIVIGQACEFDYSGAQACKALREEGYKVILVNSNPATIMTDPDMADVTYIEPITWQVLEKIIEKERPDAVLPTMGGQTALNCALDLAKHGVLEKYKVEMIGASREAIDMAEDREKFKQAMTRIGLASPHSMIAHSMEEALQVKAVLGYPTIIRPSFTMGGTGGGIAYNREEFVEICERGLEASPTKELLIEESLIGWKEYEMEVVRDRNDNCIIVCSIENLDPMGVHTGDSITVAPAQTLTDREYQILRNASIAVLREIGVETGGSNVQFGINPVDGRMVVIEMNPRVSRSSALASKATGFPIAKIAAKLAVGYTLDELQNDITGGATPASFEPSIDYVVTKIPRFAFEKFPQANDRLTTQMKSVGEVMAMGRTFRESLQKALRGLETGMDGLDSLSLDRDIIEAEIGNPGPERLWYVADAFRIGMSMDEVFAFTKIDPWFLVQIQALVADEASLQGKQLADLDATEIRRLKRNGFADRRLAKLLNSDKNEVRARRWELDIHPVYKRVDTCAAEFSTSTAYMYSTYEEECESRPTDRKKIMVLGGGPNRIGQGIEFDYCCVHAALAMREDGYETIMVNCNPETVSTDYDTSDRLYFESLTLEDVLEIVRIEKPVGVIVQYGGQTPLKLARELEAFGTPIIGTTPDMIDCAEDRERFQQMLMGLGLKQPPNRTARSAEEAMAGAAEIGYPLVVRPSYVLGGRAMEIVRAEEDLQRYMREAVKVSNDSPVLLDRFLNDAIEIDVDAVSDGVDVVIGGIMEHIEQAGVHSGDSACSLPPYSLSAEIQDEIRRQTVAMAKALNVVGLMNVQFALQGETVYVLEVNPRASRTVPFVSKATGVQLAKVAARCMAGVSLAAQGITREVVPPYYSVKEAVFPFAKFQGVDTLLGPEMKSTGEVMGVGKTFAEAFVKSQLAASVKLPKDGRAFISVRNADKQKILEIGAQLLALGFELYATRGTASALSAGGMAVTVVNKVAEGRPHVVDMIKNKEISFIVNVVDDKRAVRDSVEIRRAALAHRVTYYTTLAGARAACIGMQAMSELNVYDLQGLHGQLNA from the coding sequence ATGCCCAAGCGTACAGACTTACATAGCATACTGATTATTGGTGCCGGCCCTATTGTCATAGGCCAGGCGTGTGAATTTGACTATTCTGGCGCGCAGGCGTGTAAGGCGCTGCGTGAAGAAGGTTACAAAGTCATACTGGTGAACTCTAACCCAGCGACTATCATGACTGACCCAGACATGGCCGATGTAACCTACATCGAGCCGATTACCTGGCAGGTGCTGGAAAAAATCATAGAAAAAGAGCGCCCAGACGCTGTATTGCCTACTATGGGCGGTCAAACTGCACTGAATTGTGCGTTAGATTTAGCTAAACATGGTGTGCTGGAAAAATACAAAGTTGAAATGATAGGTGCGTCGCGTGAAGCTATCGACATGGCTGAAGATCGCGAAAAATTCAAGCAGGCAATGACGCGTATTGGTTTGGCTTCACCGCATTCCATGATAGCGCATAGCATGGAAGAGGCATTGCAGGTTAAGGCGGTGTTAGGCTATCCCACGATTATTCGTCCGTCTTTCACGATGGGGGGTACGGGTGGAGGTATTGCTTACAACCGGGAAGAGTTCGTTGAGATTTGCGAACGTGGTCTGGAAGCCTCACCAACTAAAGAGTTGTTGATAGAAGAGTCACTCATAGGCTGGAAAGAATACGAGATGGAGGTGGTGCGTGATCGTAATGATAATTGCATCATCGTTTGCTCCATTGAAAACTTGGATCCTATGGGCGTGCATACCGGTGATTCGATTACCGTTGCCCCTGCGCAGACATTGACTGACCGTGAATATCAGATATTGCGTAATGCTTCGATTGCGGTATTGCGTGAGATCGGCGTGGAAACAGGCGGCTCTAACGTACAGTTTGGTATTAACCCAGTTGATGGGCGCATGGTGGTTATCGAGATGAATCCGCGCGTGTCGCGTTCGTCTGCTTTGGCTTCGAAAGCCACAGGTTTCCCGATTGCAAAAATCGCTGCAAAACTGGCGGTGGGGTATACGCTGGATGAATTGCAGAATGATATTACTGGCGGCGCAACGCCAGCGTCATTTGAGCCTAGTATCGATTACGTAGTCACTAAAATCCCACGTTTTGCTTTTGAGAAATTCCCGCAAGCTAATGATCGTTTAACCACGCAGATGAAATCTGTGGGTGAGGTGATGGCGATGGGGCGTACTTTCCGTGAATCATTGCAAAAAGCATTGCGTGGTTTGGAAACGGGTATGGATGGACTGGATTCTCTCAGTTTGGATCGTGACATTATTGAAGCGGAAATCGGTAATCCTGGCCCTGAGCGTTTGTGGTACGTTGCTGATGCGTTCCGTATCGGTATGAGTATGGATGAAGTGTTTGCTTTCACCAAAATTGATCCTTGGTTCTTGGTGCAGATACAGGCGCTGGTAGCTGATGAAGCGAGTTTGCAAGGTAAACAGTTAGCTGATCTGGATGCGACTGAAATTCGTCGTTTGAAGCGCAATGGCTTTGCTGATCGTCGTTTGGCTAAATTGCTAAACAGTGATAAGAATGAAGTCCGTGCGCGACGCTGGGAGCTGGATATTCATCCCGTATATAAACGGGTGGATACTTGTGCGGCCGAGTTTTCGACGTCTACTGCTTATATGTATTCAACCTATGAGGAAGAGTGCGAATCACGTCCAACTGATCGTAAAAAAATTATGGTGCTGGGTGGTGGTCCAAACCGTATCGGTCAAGGTATCGAATTTGATTATTGCTGCGTACACGCAGCGCTGGCGATGCGTGAAGATGGTTATGAAACCATTATGGTTAACTGTAATCCGGAAACTGTTTCTACCGATTACGATACATCAGACAGGTTGTATTTCGAGTCGTTAACTTTGGAAGATGTGTTAGAAATCGTGCGCATCGAAAAACCGGTAGGTGTGATTGTTCAATATGGTGGCCAAACACCATTGAAACTGGCGCGCGAGCTGGAAGCCTTTGGTACACCAATTATTGGTACTACTCCAGACATGATAGATTGTGCGGAAGACCGTGAGCGTTTCCAGCAAATGTTGATGGGGTTGGGCCTGAAACAGCCGCCTAACCGTACTGCGCGGTCAGCTGAAGAAGCGATGGCAGGTGCTGCGGAAATTGGTTATCCGTTAGTTGTGCGTCCTTCCTATGTATTAGGTGGGCGGGCGATGGAAATCGTACGTGCTGAAGAAGATTTGCAACGCTATATGCGTGAAGCAGTTAAAGTCTCCAATGATTCACCTGTGCTGTTGGACAGGTTCTTGAATGATGCGATTGAAATAGACGTAGATGCAGTGTCCGATGGTGTGGATGTCGTTATTGGCGGTATCATGGAACATATTGAACAGGCGGGTGTTCATTCTGGCGATTCTGCCTGTTCATTGCCTCCATATAGCTTGTCAGCTGAGATTCAGGATGAGATACGCCGCCAAACTGTAGCGATGGCAAAAGCATTGAATGTGGTGGGCTTGATGAATGTGCAGTTTGCTTTGCAAGGCGAGACTGTTTACGTGCTGGAAGTGAATCCACGCGCTTCGCGGACTGTGCCTTTTGTATCCAAGGCAACAGGTGTGCAATTGGCTAAAGTGGCGGCTCGTTGTATGGCAGGCGTTAGCTTGGCAGCACAGGGAATTACACGTGAAGTCGTTCCACCGTATTATTCAGTTAAGGAAGCTGTGTTTCCTTTCGCCAAATTCCAGGGTGTTGATACCCTGCTTGGACCTGAGATGAAGTCTACTGGTGAGGTCATGGGCGTGGGCAAGACATTTGCTGAAGCATTTGTGAAGTCACAACTTGCCGCCAGTGTGAAACTGCCTAAAGATGGGCGTGCCTTTATTAGTGTTCGTAATGCGGATAAACAGAAAATACTGGAAATCGGTGCGCAGTTACTGGCATTAGGGTTCGAGTTATATGCAACACGTGGTACCGCGTCTGCATTAAGTGCGGGTGGCATGGCGGTGACTGTAGTGAATAAAGTTGCTGAAGGTCGTCCACATGTGGTGGATATGATTAAAAATAAAGAGATTAGCTTTATCGTTAATGTGGTCGATGATAAACGTGCTGTGCGTGATTCTGTTGAAATACGTCGTGCTGCGTTAGCGCATCGAGTTACCTATTACACTACTTTGGCAGGTGCGAGAGCAGCATGTATAGGTATGCAGGCGATGAGTGAATTGAACGTGTATGATTTACAGGGATTACATGGGCAACTTAATGCCTGA